One part of the Microbacterium saperdae genome encodes these proteins:
- a CDS encoding carbohydrate ABC transporter permease — translation MSMVQAPLPATESGSTPASVAGGRSRRGFSLLTARPWLLLAPGLIILAVLMLWPLIQVFIFSLQDYGLREINTGENNWIGLQNYAEALTNPTLWTVVLPNTVGFAIVAVFATVAVGTLVALLLARLGSVWRVIVSSCIMVAWAMPAVTGTYVWTFIFDADRGIFNAVLKDLGLMDASVNWFTNQWSFYAIVLLNVVHHGFPFVAITVLAGLLGVSKEMLEAAALDGAGAWTRFWKIIFPTLKPVFSVVIILSTIWDFKVFAQVYLMPGGNGGNRSVLNLGVWSYVESFGQNRYGFGAALAVILTLVLIGITIVYIRSLMKEDEL, via the coding sequence ATGTCGATGGTGCAAGCGCCACTGCCGGCCACGGAGTCGGGGTCCACCCCCGCCTCCGTGGCCGGCGGCCGATCGCGGCGAGGGTTCTCCCTCCTCACGGCCCGCCCCTGGCTCCTCCTCGCCCCCGGGCTGATCATCCTCGCGGTGCTCATGCTCTGGCCTCTCATCCAGGTGTTCATCTTCTCGCTGCAGGACTACGGCCTCCGCGAGATCAACACCGGTGAGAACAACTGGATCGGTCTCCAGAACTATGCGGAGGCGCTCACCAACCCGACGCTGTGGACCGTGGTCCTGCCGAACACGGTCGGCTTCGCGATCGTCGCCGTGTTCGCCACCGTGGCCGTCGGCACGCTCGTCGCCCTGCTGCTCGCCCGTCTGGGCAGCGTGTGGCGGGTCATCGTGTCGAGCTGCATCATGGTCGCCTGGGCGATGCCCGCGGTGACCGGCACCTACGTCTGGACCTTCATCTTCGATGCCGACCGCGGCATCTTCAACGCGGTGCTCAAAGACCTGGGTCTGATGGACGCGTCGGTCAACTGGTTCACGAACCAGTGGTCGTTCTACGCCATCGTGCTGCTGAACGTCGTGCACCACGGCTTCCCGTTCGTCGCCATCACGGTGCTCGCCGGCCTGCTCGGCGTCTCGAAGGAGATGCTCGAGGCCGCGGCGCTCGACGGAGCCGGTGCGTGGACCCGCTTCTGGAAGATCATCTTCCCGACCCTCAAGCCCGTTTTCTCGGTGGTGATCATCCTGTCGACGATCTGGGACTTCAAGGTCTTCGCCCAGGTGTATCTGATGCCTGGTGGCAACGGCGGCAACCGCTCGGTGCTCAACCTCGGCGTCTGGTCGTATGTGGAGTCCTTCGGGCAGAACCGCTACGGCTTCGGTGCGGCGCTCGCCGTGATCCTGACCCTCGTGCTGATCGGCATCACGATCGTGTACATCCGATCGCTCATGAAGGAGGACGAGCTGTGA